A segment of the Triticum urartu cultivar G1812 chromosome 1, Tu2.1, whole genome shotgun sequence genome:
GGGGGTGAATTTGGATGATTGCCTTGACTTTTCGCCTAACAGTGTGACTCAGGCGTGTTTTCCCCTACTGCCGGAGCCCTCGAGCGCCCCCCAGTGCGCTGGATTCGGCCTGGGATCGCCGAGCTCAAAAACGGGCCAAGCCGGCGGATTTCGACATCTTGAGAGCATGATTGGGGGTTTTCGACGCCGGCGTGAAAAAAGTCGCCTTGAGGGGTCTGTTGAAGGGACGGAGATGCTCTTAGCTGTGTAAAAGGGTTGCGGAAGAACATGTGGATGTTTGGGCTGCTTTAGATGAGGCCGGTTAGTCGACTTCATGAGAGAAATTAAACCCAGTGCTCTACGTTAGATGATTTCCTGCAAGAATTCAAAGTACTTAGCATTTTGTTTACTTTTGAGAAAGCTAAACTATCAACGAAATGATGCCACTTTCCAATCGCAAAAAGGCAAACAATACAGTGCTAGGAAAAGAATTCTATAGGACAGATCTCACCTGCTaaccgtgagacctggtctcatataattttttttcgTGCTAGTATAAACCAAAAGTTAATCGATAAAGGTCAATTCCATTTCGGTTTTCCACCCATCATCTCCGGTACTTCCATATCCCTTCCTCCTTCCTTGTAGCCGCTAGCACGATTTTTCCTCCTTGGTTTCAATCCGTGACACAGGCAAGCAAGCTCCGCTTGATGGCGCGTATCTTCTTGAGGCACTTCTTGGCGCGGTCGATGGCCATGTCCGCCCGGTCCTTCACCCCGGAAGCCGCATTCTTCCTCCGGCGCTTCCCCTGCTCGCGGtcgaccgcgccgccgccgccgcaccactTCCTCTTGTTGGTCGAGGACTCTGCAGGTTGCGCATGCAATGCAAGACCGCCATTAATGGTGACCGCGGATGCTTGCGCAAGATTATTATCAGGGGAGGATGGCACGCATAGAACGCGCAGACGCACTGTATACGTACCTTGAGTGAACATAAGGTCCGCCGGCGCAGCagggtgggaggaggaggagggggaggagcagCCGGCGGGGGCGCCGCCGTCCAGGCAGGCGAGCGCGAACGCGTCGTCGTCGTCCCAGCCGGGCTCGGCGACGAGGCGCCTGAGCTCGTCCTTGAGCGGGCCGAGGCGGCCCGGGTGCGTGGCCTCCAGCTTCGCCAGCTCCTCCGCCGCCACCGCGGCCATCCACGCCCACTGCCCCGGTGCCGACGCCATCGCCGGCCGCGTCCAA
Coding sequences within it:
- the LOC125532721 gene encoding uncharacterized protein LOC125532721, whose translation is MASAPGQWAWMAAVAAEELAKLEATHPGRLGPLKDELRRLVAEPGWDDDDAFALACLDGGAPAGCSSPSSSSHPAAPADLMFTQESSTNKRKWCGGGGAVDREQGKRRRKNAASGVKDRADMAIDRAKKCLKKIRAIKRSLLACVTD